The following nucleotide sequence is from Cydia pomonella isolate Wapato2018A chromosome 6, ilCydPomo1, whole genome shotgun sequence.
aataaatatttttggcaccttttttcgtatcaatattttcagacgtgactgtaccttatTATTAAGAACAGGGTTGCTGCCTCCGTGCGAGTGTCCGTGGCCGCCGCCGCCGTGGCTGTGTCCGTGCTGGTGCAGCGTCAGGCCCATGCTGCAACCGTATCAACGACATTAACAACCTTGTAGCCATACTGATACGTCTATATTTGAAACACATAGCCAGTCCATATAATAGTActttactatagaggccgggaaacgaagggttgcaggctaaGTAGGATAGGGATACGTAGCCGGCAACCTCGCTTCTCGCCGAGAtttatatagtgcttttctcaaacttgcaatgcaaaaaaactgtttaatcgTAGGTTTATGcagttaaaaacaaattacattgACGTTGAGATGTTGTGTCACATACAACacgttttaaacaaaaaaaggttgctttacaggtaTGTACggttgtatgaaattcctttacatattatgttcactcatcgcaccggatacgtagtatttccggacctaatttgaagtaagtcatgtcaacatttgaTTGCAAGTTTGAAGAAAACAATTAAACCGTTGCTTTTGTTCGGGTTGTTAAAGAAAATTGAACTCTAATATGATGTGTGTGATGCAAAAGTGATCAACATGACGGTAGGATCTATCTCAAACTACCAAGATACGACGCTCTGTACGGCCATGCCGGTAACCACTTACACACTAGTCAACGCCATTCAAAAAACAATCTTGTACTTATAGTAATACAGCTCAAATTCCTATAACGCGTTTTAATGTTAAACCGGGGCGCTTTGGTCCCTTGCGTATTTGTATCAAATTGAACTgaaaatctataaaaataagGTCAAAACTCACATGAGGTTAACCAGCACGCCGACAGCAGAAGTGATCAACATGACCGTAGCATCTATCTCGAACTGTCGATATATGACCCTCTGCACGGCCATGTACACTAGGATACCGGTCACCACCCAGATGAGGAGGACTGAAGTAAGGGCACCTATTACTTCTGCTCTGTACCAGCCGAAGGGCATTCTGAAAAATAATGTCAAGGGTATAAGTATAGATGGAATTATAAGGCAGAAGCGTTCTATTAAGAAGCTATCATCTTTTCTTACTTGGCCTCGATTGTTAAAAGCATTGCCTTTTAGTTTTGGTTTTAAACCGTCTGCGATAAGTTTGCAGCGACTTAGCTAAGCTAATGTATAATAAGTGCTTGGCAAGAAAACGTAGCGTAGTCggaaacaattattttttgtataaaaataataactcgTTTGATTTCTCATACAGGTAAGTCAACTGTTaaaaaactgaactgaactgagaACTGTTAAACTGTTGTGAGAaaaaagaatcttaaacctaaaaaattAAGAATCTTAAATCTAAAACCTCGTTTGACTTCTCTAAGAAGCAGATATAGCCAAAACTGTCGaattggcgcccaacgtggggccaCGCTACGCACGGTTTGGTTTGGTACAACCCACCATTCATCTTAATATTAGTACTGTTTCGTAAATTATAGATGGTTGgagcaaaaataataactacaaTAAGAGTGAGTTATACCTTCTAGTAGCGGGCCTACTGGCCACCCAAATAGAAAACAGCGATATCATAAAACTGGCGAAATCCGTGAGGAGGTGGGCAGCGTCCGTGGCTATAGCGAGACTGTTCGATAAGTAGCCACCTGGAACAAAATAATACAGATTAGTAGTTTGTTGTGTGACAGTGGGCCGTACTATTCCGCAAAAAAATCTAGTTGTATTCAAATTTCATTATATCGCATGTCGCACATCTCGGCAGCTAAAGTCGCAATCCTCGTAGCTCCGTTAATGACATGATACAAATGTGCTACGTTGGTCATTACAAGCGAGGCGATATTGTCTAATAAGAAAGCcgtgtgtgtaatgaccaatgcacttGCAAtgtgtttcatacgacgtttttcaacggacttgcgaggaaaaaacaatttaaaactaaggtatattaatcaaatttgaattgTTGAAACAGTAAGATTTGcccacgtctcatgaatcactctgtatatatttttgtcgcattagtttaaaaaaaaaaaaaaacaaaatggcggagccatgggGATTggcgaggtctacagcttacAGAGTCTCTAATTTATTATCGTTTGCAAGTGAATGTTCCTTCTTACCTTTGCCACTGACACACGCACCTATCAAACAACAACTAATTCTTACACTTTCAACTGTTATTGCCACAGTAAACCATTTTCCTCTAAAATTCAAAGTTTATATTTGAATGCACTTACCGATGATTTCTCCTAACATAAATATGACGCATAATATACTGGCTATGATGAGTTTTCTCCTCGCTCGTTTGTCTATCTCTTCGTTCCTCGTTCTGTGACAGTGTAATCGTCCTGAAACagataatatacaattattcgCTAGTCAAAGTGCCTAAatgttattttcatacaatactTAACTCAAGTAAATTTGACACCTACCGAAAAATTATGTTCAAAATGGTTATTACCACGGCTTTAACTAAGGAATGCAAATCGGTTATAATCGATTATAACCgattattttgtcaaaaattcATAACCGATTATTGGAAACTCGAATAACCGGTTACGTAATTTTTTGCGGGCATAACGATAACTGAAACTGGGTATGAATTGGTTGGCTGGTTATTGCATTACTTTTAATGGTTCAGATGCAAAAAGATGAGGTTTTACTGTAGTCATTTTTGCCGTATAATAAGTGTTCCCGATAAAGGATTAAGGGCTAGCTTTGAAAAAAGTTGTCAAATAGTCAAATATCTAAGTAGGTGCGTACATATAAATATGGCGCTAATGACAGTAATGACGCTTCTTTAACGTAATGGTGTCCATTATGGGTGCGTTGGATGCAATTATAATCATAGGTGTATATCGATTTAAACCTTGTTATTGCCCTTGATGATTTTCTTGGTTAAATGGGCATTCTTACCCTCAAGGCAACAGTTCCAAGGTATACAGGTACTTGCATAATaccatttatatatatatttacaatgaCTCGTAAGTCATAATaattaacattataattattgtttgcATTCAAGACATAACATTTATGCGAAATTTGAACGCCGTGCGAAATTTGACCACCGTGCGAACAAACGAGTCCAGTAGTGTGTGAACTGCAATGTTTGACAACATTAAATTTTACTTATGCAAAAAGAGTTCATTCATTCTAATTTCAACCTTGTGTTGCATATATTACGGTTGACATTTAAAAGACGTAATTAAGTTGAACAGATAGGTGTTTGCTTAAGTTATGGTGATGTTCTCTGTAGAGTATTGGGCTCTCTTCATGAATGCCAGTTTGGGTTTAGTTAGAAGAACATCAGATCGATAATAGgagtagtatgtatgtatatgtgatCAGTAGACTGTTCACGAACATTCCACCAAGTCAATATCCATGAAAATACCTACCGGGGTAGACTATTAGCAAAACAAATATCCAAGCATGAACAAATAAACTGTTTataattcaaatttattttataattattatgactTTGATAGTACTGAATAATGGAAATTAGGTTTTACGATGATAATTCGCACATTTATGTGTTTAGTACATGTATACGAGACGGAATTCATTGAGGTAGAATATTTAAGGAGTAAGGCCATATTCTTCCTGTCTTTGTTAGCGACTCTCTCTCTATAGTAATACCTACTCTCTACTTTAGCAATGGtaaaatcagaaatcatagcactattcgtgataaactataacatacaaaagaaagaaacatagaataaatgcCAGCCagtgtttagtttagtttagttgtcAGACTGGATTCCGACTGGTCACTAACAGTTTTAGGACAATTTCATCGTCAAGACATTTGCTTGGTTCCCAAATTAGTTGTCTAATCAATCAATACACACGTTCAACATCTTCAGTCTCTTTGACCGCGGGGCAGCCTATTATAGGGTTTCCGTGCACACAGAATATCACCCGCCGACCTCAGGCTGGACTGTCTGTGCCTGTGCCGTATGACGCTTTATTTAAAGACTTTTGGTTATAAGCTCCGTGTTCAGAGATACTGACCCTAAAAGTAGTTCGGAACAGTCCCTGGTCTTAAGTCCTATACTCACGATCAATTTCTACGATGGTCCCTTTGCGCCGGGGCTCGCCTCCATCTTCAGTATCTACGACCGCGCAGCACCCTGTTGAAGGGTTCCCGTGTACACAGATCACCCATCAACCCCCCTCTTTTAGTACTGGATAAGTAAGATTCTCCGTTGAAATAGTCTCTTGGTGATATTCTCCgtgtttaggttaggttactgtTGTTTCTTAAGCCTAGTTCAGAAGAATTCCTGGTCTAGTAGCCCGTAGCCCTGTACTTACGTTCAACTTCCACGATGCTTCCATTGCGCTGGGGCTCGCCTCCATCTTCAGTCTCTATGACAGCACAGCACCCTGTCGAAGGGTTCCCGTGCACACAGAATATCACCCGCCGGCCTCTCGCTGGACTGTCTGTGCCTGTGCCTGTGCCGTATGACGCTTTGCCATCTTTGAATCtgaaaagacaaaaaaaagtatgttagTTGTGAGTGATTACTGATTAGTTTTCCGCTATCCCAAATACGCCGGAAAAAGATCGCGGTTCGTCGAGACCGCCTGTTGCCTTCCTGTAATTTTGctctcttattcataaaactttacatttacaagtcttaattagttaatttatgtctAAATGGCAGATTAGCGTATTGAGGCTTGTAGCGGGTTTATGACTAACgccataaataatatttctattgtattttatagTACGTTTCGCGACTCACGCATGATAAGATGATTCCTACGACAAGTCTTTCTCTCTTTTCGATaggtttatttgaaaaataaattgaaaaatatgttattaGCGTATTTTGATTacatgttattttagaaaataaatgaatgcGACTTGTCCAATgcaatgttaattttaaataaattagtgtGATAAACATCCAAAAAATGACTGCAATCATTTTACGTAACAGCTACGCCtataatgttattaatgatgaaattgataatttaatgtatatatataccgtattttttgacatttagattttattctagaaaggttctagactagtatttttatacaattttgatgtttgacgatccttttgtgaaattcttattattaagtttaccatatctataatagttcaatgttttttttagaacaataataactgcatcaataaattgctctgatattaagattaagatgatatttgtaaaatttgacgatttaaaagtgcttgttgctaggcctatttgaataaagaatattttgactttgacttatacataaataagctGTCACAGGGATTCAACGCGAAAAGGTATAATAATTAGTGTAATTTCTTTGGTGGTTGACTGGATTCTTTTAAACAACCTCATACAGTTTAAGGGCTAGCATCACAAGCTGTTTTCCCCAACCACTTTAGTAAAATAAGTACAGTTGTGTGCGCTTTGCAAGGCAAACGGCTGGCAACGTACATTACATAACAATAAGTAATTTACATGTGAAGATGCTAGAAGTCATTAGAAATATAGTACCTTTAAGATACTTCTAGATATTGTACACGATAAAATCCGGCCATACATGGTAGGTTAAATCTTTTAAATGAATGTGTATTTCCAAACACCAACTTATGTACAATAATTTATAGATATCACACTATGTACATAGACCGcaggccaggagcatatatcgtcagtcatcgccacCCGGCTGACACTTTGTTAGATGATAGTTTTGATGctattatgaattaaaaaaatagtcagccaGTTAcacgcggtggaaagaccgtcagttgatgacatgaacaatgaacattaaaaaaaatgtcttgttACCGTAAGCCGAACCCGCATAACGGGTAGTGGCGAGGAGAAAAAAGAGAAGAACTTTAGTGAGCCCTGTTAAATAGCCAATAAGGCGCATTGGCCCCACTGGCGCGCACGTTGTTAATAGAACTCAAGGCTACAAGAGGTCACTGTGTCTAGGTAGGCGCGTAACATTAGTGGCGCAACGAGGAAACTGAAAGTGTTGACATATTTCACTAGGGCAGGGGTCGGCAAACCGCAGCTCGCTTGCCGCATGTGGCTCTTTGGAGGAACAATTGCGGCTCTTCAAGCTACTCAAAATATTAACACTTGACGTTCCCAGACCAAGAAAAAATACGTTTTGCGACTATCTGAGGTTCCCAAAACTAGTGATTTCTACTGCGGTTGGCTCTTCTTTTCAAAATTTTGCCGATCCCTGCACTAGGACATAGCATATAGCAATTGTTGTAACACTTGTACCAAAGAAAATTGAGTATacaggcgtattgtcaaagtaaattttgtagtcaactcaatttactgcaatctttagacacaggactaaaactcttagaatggcTATTTagcccatgttctttcactgatatttgtaaaatatcaaacggtgtcacAATCTACTTGAGTATAGGCCAAATGTATGTCGCCATCTATTCGATATTCTTTTTTCTTGAGTTTTCGAGGCCCGTTTTTTTCGGAGACCTTATTTATCTCATACCGCTTATACGTATTTAGTTATATATATCTCTTAGTTTGTACGGAGCATTTTAACATTTGGCCTACTTGGAATTACCCAGCAATATCAAAAACGttaaaattgaattgaactTAAGAATGAACTGGATTCTTGGTTGGTCAAAGGAGAGTGGCGATTATTTCCCGAAAATCGAATTTTACTGCAAGTGATTTTTCCATTCCCAAAATTTATCACTTTATTTTTTCTCCTTCCTTTCCCCAAAGCATTTCCAACCATTCGTATATTTTcctgttattatatttatttttcaatggcTTATTTTCCTTCTaatggaaaataaatataataggaaatTATACGAATGGTTAGAAATGCTTCCGGGAAAGAAAGCTATTCAGGAAAAATTAAGTGGTAAAAATTGCGAATGGCAGAACTCGCAACTTGGAAAAAATTATTTCCGGAGAATAGTAGCACCATTCggtcaaaatgatattaaggcaAATTTGAGAGCAAGTGTTATTTCGATAAAACACcggttatattatgtaataggtaaacaaacacAGAAAAACATCAAAACCTCATTAACAAAGATTCGTACTCATCACGTGTCCCGGATCAGATCAGAACCCGGAACTACAAGTTAATTAGGCAGACAAGCATAGCAACTAACTGGCCAATTCGAGCGTACaatgacatcagaatgatatttgaatcatatttttatgataACAGTTCTTGACAAATTatccggtttagaacaataaaaaccggttccttcatatgtcggtgtctatgtttacgtggcacaccaccaggccgacaAGCCAttgcgtcgctcgtcgaataaaccgggttttaggttacaataaaattctgaaaacgttcgcgttcttataaaagttcgaaagaaaaccgaaataaaccggtatttaccggtattttaaaaaactgtttccgagccttgcttcCTACTTCGAGCATAagcatcatcatcataaatttaagaGCTGTGCTCTTGTCTGTGAAGCAATATTCAGGTAGTTCTTTTATTAGCCTTTTCCATGACAACCTGATATGAcactaaggtccgaccgagatctcggtctcggtctcggtctcggcattctcggccaaaaatcgagccgagatctcggtctcggctctcggccaaaatgggccgagattcttgccgagaccgagaataggcaatgagttatcattggtgaatttgaattttccccGCACGTGCGCCCGTTGCTtagccacccgttggttgcatcgcccgctcggtgtgacgttttttgtgattttgattggtttcgtacccacattttaagccaattacttatcaaatactaagtgttgggatcggagaggcgcggttgcaagtaatgactagttcatttgggtcttttcgttttgtggttattgatgaataaataagtgtatattgttatcgggatgttttttgttgtgagtagaagatgacactggatattttgatactgaatatatttgtgttaacggCAAAAcgcaaagcagtaggtaagtacaaaacgacacctgtggcggatattttggttataatatagaactctttattttgattattgttatttgtaCCTCTCTTTGTCCACATCCGTAttgaaaaccggccaagtgtgtGTCAGACCCATAATGgtaggttccgtaccttcatacaatacaaaaagccgttagtggcactttcgtcgttttaataagaagatcagtttttttatgaCTCTTAAATGTCTTAACcgaccatattcaaaataattttcctgaaaaattatttgcttattaagctttattattcagatatttttaaatggttttgctcttccagttcaaaataaataaatattataggacattattacaaaaaatggactaagtcccacagtaagctcaataaggcttgtgttgagggtacttagacaacgatatatataatatataaatatttataaatacttaaatgcatagaaaacacccatgactgaggaacaaatatccatgctcatcacacgaataaatgcccttaccaggatttgaacccgggaccatcggcttcataggcagggtcactacccattaggccagacctGTCGTcgtcaaaagttagaggggatcacacaatttttttggagcgattatttccaaaagttacttaatcaaaaaaaacgtttttagcaacctctatgtatttttaaatacctatctaatgatgagccacatgttttttttaatttttgttacgtttatatgaagtatatatttgaaaatatattttacaatttttttttcgaaactaagaagcgacttacaCAATACAtgtacacctacgttccaaaggttataaaatatatcgtatagtttttgagtaaaatggctgtgacgtacgcacagacagacagacataaggacatgacgaaactataagggttacatttttgccattttggctacggaaccctaaaaatactacatatttaatagcgttaaggattgattatgataacttttttctgataaatcgttgaatttcaattataaaacatttttggtgcaaaattcgtcttttttttctattttataaattctcggtctcggtctcggtctcggccgagaatccaattgaatctcggtctcggtctcggtctcggccgagacaaaaaaagcgttctcggtcggaccttataTGACACTCAGCAAAGCAATTACCCAAGGTAAATGTTTGTAATGAATTTTGAATACCGCTATTGGCTGAGTAGGGTAGAAGCACAGTTAGAAAAAGGCGGTTATCATTATCACACAGCTCCCATCGATTTACTGCTCCGCACTTCGCAGCGACGTCCGGTGCTGCGGTTTTAAACTTTGTACTGTAGACTCTTGATTTGTATGCAAAAACCGCATGGTATAACATACTGGCTCCGCCCCTCCGTACGAAAGTGCGAATCGCACGACGATTTGCGCTTTAGGACGGAGAGGCGGTGCGAGCCGCAGGGTATGTCACACAA
It contains:
- the LOC133519260 gene encoding proton-coupled zinc antiporter SLC30A2-like isoform X2 is translated as MSEDSKPLIQFKDGKASYGTGTGTDSPARGRRVIFCVHGNPSTGCCAVIETEDGGEPQRNGSIVEVERRLHCHRTRNEEIDKRARRKLIIASILCVIFMLGEIIGGYLSNSLAIATDAAHLLTDFASFMISLFSIWVASRPATRRMPFGWYRAEVIGALTSVLLIWVVTGILVYMAVQRVIYRQFEIDATVMLITSAVGVLVNLIMGLTLHQHGHSHGGGGHGHSHGGSNPVLNNKDRSSESDVESSSSHQHDRDNRENINVRAAFIHVLGDFLQSFGVLVAAIVIYFKPSWDLVDPICTFLFSVLVLLTTFNIIKETLLVLMEGSPRGLDFQEVANTFLTLPGVVRVHNLRMWALSLDKTALSAHLAIRTGVSPQKVLEQATRLVHDKYNFFEMTLQIEEFSDGMEACSQCKMPQS